TCTTAATATCTTGTTTAGTATCAACCTTTCTCAAAAGCACTTCTGAAATATCTGAGCTAATGATTTTTCCGAAAACTAGGGGAAAGGGAGAATCTTCATTAATAGGAGATATAAATTCATGACTTATATAGGTCTGGTCAATTATCGCATGTTCTCCACCCTCTGCAGGGTCCTCCCAACCGTACTTCGTTTGCTTAACGAACATGGCACTTACCATTTCAATATTTATTTCTTTTTTATTATCGTAAGTAAAAAAAACAACCACACCTGACTCTACTTCTTCTATATGAAGTATTTCATAATTATTGTAATGAATGAGCATTTCCTCTAATCTTTCACGAGGAATTTCATCTGCAGGCAATACACTATCACTGGATTTCTCAGGATTATTAATAATCGCCGGTATCAATATAAGCATAAATATCATCGCCGCAGAAGCTAATGCAACATAGTACTTCCGAGGTGTGGAGGTTTTTCTGACCTCAGGCGAACCATTCATTCTAAAATTCATCTGCTCTTGAACTCTTTCGCTTTCCTTGTCACTCATCGTAATTTTTTGGTTTAAGGATTGGAAGTCATTAGATTGCTTCATATCGGAATCCCTCCTTCTCCAATTCTTTTCGCAGGACCTTCAGGGCTCTGAATAAATCCACTTTGACCTTTGCCTCCGAACACCCCAGAATTTCAGCAGTCTCCCCAATCGAAAACTCCTTAATTTTTCGTAAAATAATGACATCCCTAAAGGAAGGTTTGATTTTACTGATAGCTAGATAGAGCTGCTTTTCGGACTCATTTAATATGGCGATGTCCTCTGCTGACATTTCATCATGCCTCCCAAAGGGGAGAAAGCTCAAATAGTTTGCTATTGTTCTATTTTTTCGTATATAGTCAATCGTCAAATTGCGGGCAATCCGAAACAACCAGCTTTTCTCTCGTCCGCCTTGAAAACTTTCAAAATGGTGATAAGCCCGAATAAAAGTATCCTGCACAATATCCAACGCCTGCTCCCGGTCCCCGATCATAAAAAAAGCATAATTAAACACATCATTACTATAAATCTCATACCAATCATTAATCCGCTGCTTCCTCCCAAGATGATCCATTGCCCCACCCCTTACATATCTCTTTACTATTACAACGAACTGGGGGAGGAAAAGTTACAAAAAAGAATCGAGGGGACAGGCACCGTGACCCCTCAAAAAAATGGGTCGGCGTGCCTAGTATAGTAAATAGTCATACAACAATAAAAAAACCACCGTTTTCATTGTAAAATAGAAGGACCTATCACAGAACTTCCAAATTACATTCCCGACCAAAGGAGATGAAAACAGTGGTATATTCAACATTTAATCATATTCAAGGAAAGATTGGAAGTCGATGGGCGCAACTGGTGAGAGAGACTGGACCTGAAAACTTATTGTTAGTGGCGATCGATGCAGCCAAATATACACCTAAAGTTATTATAACTTCGTTCTACGGGGATATATTGGTAAAACCATTTGATATAGATTCCTCTATGTCAGGATTTCATAAGCTTAAATCGCTAATAGAGAGTACAAAGAGTAGTCACAATTTGACGAAAGTGGTTATTGGTATTGAGACTACAGGACACTATTACGAACATCTCGTCTATAAATGCCATTTAGAAGGGTATCACGTTCGAACTGTTAATGCGGCCACTACCGCAAAAGAAAGGGAAACATTATTAAACTGGTCTAAGACTGATAATTTAGATTTGATGGCCATCATACAATCTGTCATCCATGGTAGGGGTACCTCTAACGAGCTACCATCCGGTGATATTCATAACCTTCGGAAGTTGACTAGAGCTAGACGGGAATTAGTCTCGGAGCGTACGAAAACGAAGAACTTAATTCTTATGCATATGGATCATATTTTCCGTGAATTTCAGGGGAAAACGGTGTGGATGAAAGGAAAAAGATATCTATCCAAACCCTTCTCAAAAGTATTTGGGAAAGGCTCTATTTACTTGATGAGGCATCATCCCCATCCTTCTGACATCTTAGAGTTAGGCGTAAAAGGGTTGAGAGAGATTTCTCAACGAGAAAATTTAAAAATTCGTGATAAGACAATTCAAACCTTGATTGAATTTGCCAAGGATTCCATCACTTTACCAAAGGAACAAGTAGAAGCAGATATTTATTTACTAAACCAGAAGTTAGATAGATTGGAGTTCTTAGAGAAGCAAATCAAAAGGTTAGAGATGAAAATAGAGGAGTTATTTGTTACTACGGACGGAGCCGTTATCCTTTCCGTTCAAGGGATTGGGTTAGTAACTGGTGCGGAACTGGCTGCAGAAATGGGAGACATTTCTGATTTTGATCAAGCTGGTCAACTTATTAAGCTCGCTGGAACGAATCCAATCGTAAAACAATCTGGTGGAAACCAACCTGCTTATTATGGGGTTTCTAGACAAGGCAGGAGGCCTTTCAGGAATATTGTCTATCAAGTAGGAAAATCGCTAGCTGTTAATAACCCTGAGATGCATCAACGCTACCTAGCATTGAAAGAAAGAGGAAAGCATTCGCGTCAAGCCTATATTGCCTTAGGCAATAGAATGGTTAGACTTGCATTCTCTATGATCCGCAACCAAACGCTTTACCAAACCAAGGCAGAGAATTACACTCTCTTTGATGAAATAAGCAAGAAAATACGGAAAGCAAATGTAGAGAAATTCTTTAAAGCTCATGTTTTATCCATCCAGTAATTGCGCTAGATAAGAATTAATAAAATGGTTAGCAAGACTAGTTAAAGGAGCTATAAAATGGGGCTTTTCTAGGACGTTAGATTACATTGTATTTCGTGCATGAGGCTATTAGACCTCGCGGGACAGCGTTATGGATCTTGTCCTATAAATACGAATAATACGTGAAATTCTTAGTTTATATTCGCTAGGCGGTATCCCTGTAGGATGAAAAAGCAGGATCCTTTCACGCCCTAGAAAAGCCCTTTATACATTTCTGTGATAGTTGAACCTGAAAAAAATGGAAATTAAGCAGGTTTACTTAAAGTTGGATTTTTTTAATGATATTAACCGTTTGACTTATTTGCCATTATACGCTGTCCCCTCGGCTCCATCCTAAAATACGTCCTTAACATTTTCCCAACCATATACAACTTCCGTAAGTTTCTTCCCCGCAATCTGCACTTCAAGTTCATCTATCTTTTTACCACCTAGTGCTTCATAAAACAAACACGAAGCATTATCTTTCAAGACAAGAACAAGCAGGGAGTTCAATCCCAATCCTTTGAGTTCTTCTATGATTGGTTGAACAAGTGCTTTTCCAATACCTTGACCCTGATACTCCTTTAAAATATAGATGGCGTATAATTCCCCATCATAGCCATCATATTTACCACTTCGTTCTTTCCCGCCGGAAGAAAAACCAACTATCTCACCTTCATTATTTTCAGCTACATATACACCGCCATTAGGAATGCTGTTAATCCATATTTGTTCCCGACTTTCATAAGTTAAATTGTTCAAGTATTCTTCTGGCACAATATGGGCATATGTTGTTTTCCAACTTTCGACGTGTACTTTAGCTATCCCTTTTGAATCTGATAAAATTGCTTTTCTGATTTTAATAGCCTTATTATCCATTTGCTTTCCTCCGTAATTCTAATCGAAAAACTCCATATGTGTTTTCTCTTTTGCGTAGTAATCCAATCTATCCTGTAGTGTACCTGTATGAAACTCAAATTTATGACCATCAGGGTCTGTAAAATAAATGGACTTCTTATCGCGTTCATCTCTTGGACGACCTGATAAAATGTTCACATTCAATCTCATTAGTTTCTCGTAGATTTCATCAAGCTCCTCTTCTTCAATGGAAAATGCAATGTGTGTATAGGATTGGTGTATTTCGTTACGAGGTATATCTTCCTCTACATTGAGAGCTAGCCACATTCCATTTAAATCAAAGTATGCAGTGTTTCTGCCTTTTACCAACAAATTAGCATCAAATACATCTTTATAAAATTTAATAGAATCTTCTAAATCAGAAACGGAAAATAAAAAATGATTAAGTCCTTTTATTTTCATAGTGTCACCTCTATAAAATAGTATCCTTAACATAAGGAATGTGTCGCACGAACTTCTCCAAATCTATCTGGAAATAGTTCTCTAGATCCCTTTTAAGTCTAGCCTCTAGCTCCATTAGCTCGGAAACGGCATAGGATTGATCGAAGACATTATAAATGTCGACTTCCGCCCAAACGGTTGTAATCCTTGCCTTGTCTGCAAAAGGTAGCATGGAAAGAATTGCACCGTCCTCGTAATCGTCATGCTCGATGGAATAGTAATGAAACGCTGGAATGTGGGAAGTGGTCACTTCTTGTTTCCATTTTAATAGAGCCTTATAGAATTCCAGAATAGCAATGTCTGCCTTAAAATAAACTTCATCTATAATTTTAACAGTGAGTGTTGCATCAATAGAGAGGATGGTAGCTACATTCTTAGAATCTCTGTTTGAAATAGCAGTGGGTTCATTTATGATTTCATAGGTAAACTGAAGATTGCTCATTTTTCCTCCTGTATAGTAGTTGCTAGTCATTCTTCCATAGTCTTTGATTACTTTCGACTATACCACACAAGGGTGGGGTGCCTGTTCTCATGATTTACTAGATTGTTTTACTAGCTTCTACGTTCCTTAGGCAATTTAGTTTCACAAAAGTCACGAGATATTGGTAAGATAATACTAAAATATTAAAGAACGGTGAAAAGAATGCAACTAAAAACTTACAAAGATATAGATATAACCAATCCAGCTCCGCCTTACTTTCAAGTAGATGATAGTCAAAGGATACGTTTTGGGTGGACGGTGCTGGAAGAGAACCCAGGAATGCTTAAGAGAATTTTCGAAAGCTTGAAGCTTGAAAAACAAATTGCAGTGGATTGTACCTTTCTTTCCGCCTATGAGTCTGAAGCGTTCAAGCAAAAAGAAAAGCTCCATTTAGGGAGAAAGTTCGTCATCACCAACTGGAAAGAAAACAAAATTTGGAGTGACGATTTAGAATGCACCTGTGTGTATACGACAATCACGAACTTAAACGGGGAAAGTTTATATCGTTACATGATAGGGCTAATGAAAGGTCATCAAAGACAGTTGCATATCTGCTTTTATAATGAATCGTATCTTTTGTATACAAGCTCGGATGTACTTGATATTGTCTCTAGTGATTCAAATATCAGCATTCTTAAAGAAGCTTTCAGGGAGTATTATGATACATATCATGCAGAGTAAAAGGAAATTGGAGGCGATAAACATGACCTACCCCACTAAAGAAACCTACAACATGCTAGCGCAAACCTATCAAAATGATACAGATGAAGGAAGCCCTTATAACGCTTACTACGAACGGCCGGCTATGATGGCTGCTTTGCCGTCTAACTTAAAAGGAAAAAAAGTGTTGGACGCCGGTTGCTCGGCTGGTTGGTACAGTGCTCAATTGGTGCAACGTGGTGCCGAGGTTACAGGAATCGACCTTAGTCCGGACATGATAAAAGCAGCAAAAGGGAGAGTGGGGGACGATGCGACATTTCTTTGTCACGATCTCCAAGAACCACTGCCGTTTGAGGACGATTCCTTTGATGTACTAGTTAGCTCTCTTACACTTCACTATTTAAAGGATTGGACATCCACTATCCGCGAATTCAACCGCGTGTTAAAACCGGGTGGAACATTTTTGTTTTCAGTGCATCACCCATTCATGGACTATACGAGATTCCATTGTGAAGATTACTTTAAAACCAAACTACTAACAGAAACTTGGCAAAAGCCAGCCATTACCATAGAGGTCAGCTTTTACAGGAGGCCAATGGAGGATATCGTCAATGAAACTACTCGATTTTTCATGCTAGATAAGCTAATGGAACCTAAGCCCCACGAAAAGATGAGGGAAGTTAAGGAGGAGGCATATCACTATCTGATGACAAGCCCGCATTTCCTTATTGTGAAAGCAATGTCTAAAAAAGTGCCCAGAGAATAGGATCTCTGGGCACTTTTGTGATAAAGGTCGTCTGTTTAGTGGGAATGGGTTGCAGTGCCTGTCCCCTTAACCCGCATCACCATCTTGCTCTCTGGCAAGCTTGGAATTTGAGACATACTGAAGCTCAAATCTTGTTCTGGTATGTCATATTCTAAATCATTCACTAGGAAGTCCAGGCTGACATTCATAATGTCAACAGTCAGCCATTCGCCGGCGCAGCGGTGACCGATATCGTATTCCCCGCCACCTTGTGGAATAAAATCAAATGGACTTTTATCCCATGTTTTAAAGCGATCGGGCTCAAAGCGGTCTGGATTTTCCCAATCTTCCGGATGATGGTTTGTTCCGTATAAGTCTAAGAGGGTAAGGGTGTCTTTTTCAAACTTATAGCTATTCCAAGTAAAGTCTTCTTTTACTCTTGCGGCGGTAAAGGGGAAGAATGGATAGAAGCGACGGACTTCCTGCACAAATCGTTGGAGACTTGCGGTTTCTCCTTTGTGCAATTTTGCAGCTTCCTCTGGATACTGATGGACAGCCAGCGCGGAAAAGCAAACATAAACAGAGATGGCCACAATCGGACGCAGGAGATTCAATAATTCCACTGCAACAATCTCTTTATCAAGAAGTTCGCCGTTGAGGTCGCGATGCATAGAGAATTGATAGAGGGCTTTGTCTATTGGTACCTCTAATTTCTCTTCCCTAACTTCTTCCACCAGGTCTTCTAACCAGCTCTCTACACTGGAGCGGGATCTGCGTCCTTTCCAATGCTTTAACCCGATTGCAGCAGCGGATTCATACATATCTCCCAGTTGAACAGCGAACTTTTCCACTTTATCTTCCGAGAGAGGGACGCCCGTCCACTCACATGCAACCTGTGTGAGAATTTTCTTTGCTTCTATGTATAAAACAATTTCGTCCTCGCGCTCCCATGTTAGGGCGGCATTTTTCCATGCTTTTCTTGTAAGTACGGTAATCTCCTTTAAACTCTTTTTCGTCATAAGGGACATAAACATTGCTTTTCGGTGGTGGTGCGCTTCACCGTCCATCGCCTGCACGCCACCTTCACCGAAGAGCGTCTTTTGCAAACGTTTAGGAGCTGCACCTTTTCGTTTAAACTTTTCATTATCATAGAAAATTTCTGCAGCTTCTTTACCAGTCAGGCAAATTGCTTTTTCTGCTAGAAGAGTTGTTTCAAAGATATTAGAGTGAAACATATGACGGCGGTTCATAATGAACTGGTATCCTTCTGACAATAATTTCAGACTGTGATCCAGTCCTTCTTCCTTAGGCATGGAATGATTACTTTTCAAACAAATCCCTCCTTAATGTATATATACTTTGTATATTTACTTCTTTCTTCCAACCTAAACGTAAGACATGGAGGGGGATTAATAAGGAGTCAACTAGGTGGATGTGGAGCACCAGGTGGACTGTATTTCGGGGGAACCCTTAACCATCCCCTGGACTTCATTAAATTCTTCAGTGGTGCGGCAAACTTCATTAGATGAACCTGTATGGAAAAGAACAAAAGGCCAACATCGGTTCGAACCGTTTTGGACATTGCTTGGGCACAAAAGGTAATGGAAGTGGCAACTTTAGCTGCAATAAGATTTGCAATCTCATCTTCGGTCAATTTTACCCCCTCGGGAACAGCGCTTGGTTCGGATACAGGCTTATTGGGATTAACAAGGGGTAATGGGACGCCTTCTTTGACGAGGAAATCTTCTATCCGTTTTGTATCAGACAGGCTGCCGTCCAAAGCATCTTCCAAAATGGCTTTCAAGTCTCTATCAATGGTGCTGTTGAGTGCAACCTGATAAAGAGTATGCGATTCCTTAAACGCTGTAAAGGCCGTCCAAAGATCCATTACTTCCCCAACATGTAAAGGTAGTTTAGGCTCTTCATCTGTGAAATTTTTTAAGATGGCTGCTATAGTTTCTATTGCACTAGTCATGATGAAACCTCCAAAATCTAATTTTGTATATTTTTACCGTAAGACTAGTAAATATTCCTCTCTACTCTTCATTTAACAGTTTCAAGTAACTCTAAAGGTTGGTTCTTTCTCAGTGCTACATAAAAGAAGAAGGATGAGGGAACATACGGATAATAGGCTTTTTCAAAGGAGAACAACATGGAGAATTTTAGTAATGACAACACAGCAAGAAGGTATAGAGCGCATGTCAGTATACTGGGAACAACTCAACTACATCTTAGAAATCCTTATATCATGGCTTGGTGGAGTGCTGCTTTTCCTGGATTCGGACATCTGCTTTTGTCCAAATATCTTCGGGGATTTGTGCTGTTTATCTGGGAAGTGTTAATCAATATCAAATCACATGTTAATTTAGCCATGATCTATTCTTTTCAAGGAGACATCGATAAAGCTAAAGATATTCTAGATACACAATGGTTATTAATTTATATTCCAGTCTATATATTTGCAATCTGGGATAGCTATCGTACAACGGTTGATATGAATAGAGTCTTTGTGTTGGCAGAGCGGGAAGAGCATAAATTTAATTCCTATAGTATAGGTGCACTTGAAATAAATTATTTAGATAAAAGAAGCCCTGTTATGGCAGTCCTTTGGTCTCTTTTTATTCCAGGATTAGGGCAACTTTACTTACATAGAATTGTGACCGCATTTTTCGTTATCGTTTGGGTGATTGTCTTTTTTTATTTCTCTGACGGCCTGGAAGCTGTATCTCTATTGTTCTTAGGGGAAATCGAAAAGGCTACGTCGGTTATTGATCCAGAGTGGCTCCTTTTCTTTCCATCACTTTATGGTTTTGCGATTTTTGATTCATATATTAACACGGTTGAAAATAATAAATTATATGATAAAGAACAACGTGGCTTTTTTAAGAAAACGTACCAATCTTCATCCTTTCGGGTATTAAAAGGGCAAAAGGTGGACTAGACCATGCAAATATATTCTACATTCAAACATTCCATTCATATTGAAATGGCCGTTTCCACTCTTGAGAAGAAAGGTATAGAAAGAGAAAATATATTTATCGTCCCTCTCGATAACAGAAAAGAGGAACATAAACTATTTGATACCATTCATCATTCCGATGGAACTTCTCTTATTGATGTCGGAGCAGCACTTGGGACCGCTTTTGCAGTAATTGGTGCCAGTATAGGTTTTAAATTGGCATGGGGGCCAATATATTGGGGTTTAATAGGTGCATCTGTCGGGTTTGTTTTAGGTTTTGCCATACGTCTCTTTACGGAAAAGATCTTAAAAAAGAAACAACGGTTGTTAAAAGGCGCCCACTCGGAATTGATTATGATTGTTGATTGTGAAGAGGCTCAGGGAGAACTTATTGAAAACATTTTGTTTGACCACTTTGCATTCGGAGTGGCGAAAATAAAGTGAACGAACATTCTGCTTCTATTTAATAAGGTGATTGGAAAAAGAGGATAGGTGGGGAAAGTGCTCTTGAAATTCCCTCCCCTTGCCCCAATGTTGGATGGTAGAGAATGCCCTCTCCTCAAAAACCAAACTGATCCTTGATGACCTGAGCCACTTCCTTTGCACTCATGTCAGTATTATTGATCTTGATATAGTTAGGGAAAGTAATCTCCCCATCCATTGAATTCAATCGATGTTTCTCTAATGTTTGCATCAAATCATTTTCAGACCACTCCAAATCTCGTTTTTTCGGCTTGTGTTCCAGGCGGTTTGGCGTTTTGTTTCGCTCCAACCGCTCGCCTAGATCTGCTTCTAATTCCACGTAGTAAACCGTCGCCCCTCTGGATTCAAACAGTTGAGTGAGGTTCCTCACATACTCCCAATCTGACTCCATATCAAACATCCACACATACGTGAAGATCATGCCATACAGGTCACTTTTAGAAACCTCTTCAAATATCTCCTGGCGGAACAAATTCACTAACCGCTTGGCTTCCTTCGTGCTGTAATCAAAAAAATTCCCAACCAAATCAATCGTCATATGGTTATGGAAAAGCTTCAAATCTGTTATTTTCGCTAATTCTTGGCCAACTGTCATCTTTCCAACTGCTTGTGGGCCAAATATGTGTACAAATTTCATAGAGATCTCTCCTTGGTGGTCTAAAAGGACAGACACCGTGACCCACAATTTAAGTGGGTCAACGTGCCCCTCAGCCCTGCAAAATAATTAGGATAATTTTAACATGAACTCAATATGTGTAGTCAGAAAAATGATTTATTTCTGAAAATAACTTTATTGTTTGGGATAATCTGTTAAATTAATGATAAGAGGAATGGCGGAGGGGGAGTCAGAGTGCTATTTGGAAACTTTGGTGCATTAATTTACGGATTTTTGATTTGGTGGGCGATACTACTTGCTTTTAGTCGGTTTCCAAGTAAATATCCTAAAAATAATACTTGGAAAAAAGATATCATCATAACGTTTGTTCAAAGTGTAATTTTGTTTGCTGTTTTTCAAGGTATTCAATATTTTAGTAGCTAAACATATTGAGGAGATGTGAAGTTAGATGGACAATTTCAAATGGTTCAAGGTTAGTGCTATTTTGTTGGGTTTGGTTTTCCTTATATATGGGTGGACGCAATCTTGGGTAGTTGGGGGAGAGTATTCGGGAGGGATGGATTATACCTACGTAGAACGTACTGTCCGAACCTATGCTTTTATTATAAGTGGAATAATTTTTTTGTTTATTGGAGTTTTTATATCAGCATTAGAAAAGCGATTACGGATGCTCGAGGCTCTTATTTATGAAAATCGTAAGAATCTGCGATGAAGCTTACGAATGTTTTATTTATAAGTTTTTTTATACTCATGGTTGGTTGTGCGCAAACAGAAGAAAAATCATGGGAATCCAGCTTGATCATCGACGCTGTAATACTTGAGGTTAAAGATGGAAGAATGTTAGTTGCAGAAGATGTAACTAGTAGTGAGTATGCTGAGATTAGTAATAAAACCATTCAAGAACTAGATAAAGAAAGAATTTCGCTAATCTATTTAAGCTATGATAAATTGGCTGATGTAAAAGCGGGAGATGAAGTAAAAATCTGGATTGACGGTGGATTGGATCACTCCTATCCCGCCCAAGGTCATGCGAAAAAGGTAGAATTGAAAGAAGAATGAATGACAGTATTCAGTGGCGCCGACCTGTTACAAGGGTATGCGCTACTTTTATTTTAAAGGAAGCTGTTGATTTAAAACCCTATTATTCTTACAAAAACTATGGAAAGTTATGTTATTTTAATAGTAGAGGTGACATCAATGAAAAGAGAGCCGATTTATGTAGAAATTCCGATTGAGGCTGGTATAGATGAGGTGTGGGAGAAGACGCAGGATCCTAGGCTTCATGAGCAGTGGGATTTGCGTTTTTCTTCTATTACCTATTTACCGAAGGAGTCAGAGGATTCTCCGCAGTCTTTTTTATATGAAACGAATATAGGGTGTGGACTGAAGGTTGCTGGTTGGGGTAAAAGTATTGGTTCGCATGATAAGAAGGATGGGTCGAAAACTTCTTCTCTTCATTTTGGTACAGATCAAAAGATTTCTCCTATTAGCGAAGGGAAAGGTTATTGGCGATACATACCCAAGGAGAACGGAATTACTTTCTTAACCCAATATGACTATGAGATTCGTTATGGAGTATTTGGGCGGTTTTTAGATTTATTTTTCCGACCTGTCATGGGTTGGGCCACGGCTCTAAGTTTTGATGTGTTGAAGCGTTGGGTAGAAAAGGGGGAAGCGCCGCGAACACAGTATGTGCGTTTCTTTAGTACCGCATTAATTTCGGTCCTCTTTTTCTTTGTATGGTTTTATCAAGGGTTAGGTCCAAAGTTGATCGCGAAACATCCCGAGGAAGTGTCCTTGTTTTCTAGTTTAAGTTCCATAGAAGGAGCTGCTGCGGTAAAGGCTGTGGGAATAATAGGCTTACTCGAAATCTTATTTGCGGGACTGTGGATTCTGTATCGTAAAAAAAGGCATCTACACGTATTGCAGATATTCGTTTTTCCTATCTTAACGGCAAGTGCCTTGGTTGCCAGTCCTTCGATTGCGACGCACCCATTTAATCCTGTTACGTTTAATTTAAGTCTCTGGGTGCTTTCCATAATCGGCTTTTTACTAGCAAAGGACCTGCCAACAGCAACAAGTTGTAAGCGCACAAGAAAGGGCGATTCCCAATGACCATCTATCAAGAATTATTAGGAGAGGATTTTCATCGACTTCATCCAAAACTTCAAGAGCGTTATGCGCTTCCAATGGGCAAGCCCTTTTATGCGGTCGGTACGATGAAAAAGATAGAAAGCGGCGCATTATGGCTTAAGCCTTTTTTAACACTATCCACACGTTGGCAATTTCTTTTTCCCGAGAGCGGAAAAGATGTGCCATTTACAATCAAGAATACCTGTCGCTCCCTGCCGTCCGGTGAGACGGAAATATATTGGGAGCGAACCTTTCATTTTAAAAAAATTACCCGGAACTTCAACGCATTCATGACGATTGACCCGATGCGGAGGGTGGTCAAGGATTACTTAGGAGAGCCAAGCTTATTCTATTCGGATTTATCGGTGAGGGTGACACCGGAAGGCCGAATGCAAATAAGCTCTGGATCTCAACGGTTTCTATTAGGTAAACGAGAAGTCCCCATTCCTCAGATACTTGAAGGAGTAGTAACTGTGGAGGAAGGGTACGATGATACCCGCGAAGTGTTCACGATTCAAGTGGATATCAGAAATCGAATCGTCGGGAGGGTAATGGCTTATGAAGGCGAATTTAACTCGGCGTCTATTTAACTCCATTACTCTTGCAGGCATGTTCTTTTTCCTAGCAAGCAGCCTGTTCATAGCTGAGCCCTACCTGTTAATGTTGACAGCTGCCCAGTTGATTTTCGTTCCTCTCATGCTTCAGTTGCTAGTGGAAGTTAAAAAGAAACATATTGTTATCACTTGGATTGCTATGCTTTCTGTCTTTTTGTTACAAGTGGTTACGTCGGGCGCAGGACAAGTGGCATTAGCTTTTATCTATTTGATTTTCACTTTTTTTGTGGCGTTATATGGGGCGAAACGTTTTTTCAAACGTGGCTTTACCAATTGGGCGGAGATTTCGATTGATATTGGGTTGATGTACTTATTTGTTGGCGGACTTTGGTTCTTCGCGTACATTGCGGGAATCGACACAGGTTTTAGTCCGCTCATTACCTGGTTAACAGCCATTCATTTTCACTACTCCGCCTTTTTATTTCCGGTATCGTTAGGATTCTTTGGGCGGT
This window of the Sutcliffiella horikoshii genome carries:
- a CDS encoding DUF4166 domain-containing protein; this encodes MTIYQELLGEDFHRLHPKLQERYALPMGKPFYAVGTMKKIESGALWLKPFLTLSTRWQFLFPESGKDVPFTIKNTCRSLPSGETEIYWERTFHFKKITRNFNAFMTIDPMRRVVKDYLGEPSLFYSDLSVRVTPEGRMQISSGSQRFLLGKREVPIPQILEGVVTVEEGYDDTREVFTIQVDIRNRIVGRVMAYEGEFNSASI
- a CDS encoding DoxX-like family protein — protein: MKREPIYVEIPIEAGIDEVWEKTQDPRLHEQWDLRFSSITYLPKESEDSPQSFLYETNIGCGLKVAGWGKSIGSHDKKDGSKTSSLHFGTDQKISPISEGKGYWRYIPKENGITFLTQYDYEIRYGVFGRFLDLFFRPVMGWATALSFDVLKRWVEKGEAPRTQYVRFFSTALISVLFFFVWFYQGLGPKLIAKHPEEVSLFSSLSSIEGAAAVKAVGIIGLLEILFAGLWILYRKKRHLHVLQIFVFPILTASALVASPSIATHPFNPVTFNLSLWVLSIIGFLLAKDLPTATSCKRTRKGDSQ